From the genome of Geminocystis herdmanii PCC 6308, one region includes:
- the atpD gene encoding F0F1 ATP synthase subunit beta — MVAVQEKTNVGKIVQVIGPVVDAEFPSGSLPRIYNAIRVEGTNEAGQEVSVTCEVQQLLGDNQVRAVSMTTTDGLVRGMRIVDLGAPISVPVGKATLGRIFNVLGEPVDEKGPVNTTETSPIHRKAPAFTDLDTKPTVFETGIKVVDLLTPYRQGGKIGLFGGAGVGKTVIMMELINNIAIQHGGVSVFGGVGERTREGNDLYNEMIESKVIDSENPENSKIALVYGQMNEPPGARMRVGLSALTMAEYFRDVNKQDVLLFIDNIFRFVQAGSEVSALLGRMPSAVGYQPTLGTDVGELQERITSTKEGSITSIQAVYVPADDLTDPAPATTFAHLDGTTVLSRGLASKGIYPAVDPLDSSSTMLQPSIVGEEHYSTARAVQSTLQRYKELQDIIAILGLDELSEEDRLVVDRARKIERFLSQPFFVAEVFTGSPGKYVTLADTIKGFQKILSGELDSLPEQAFYMVGNIDEVIAKGEKLKG; from the coding sequence ATGGTTGCAGTACAAGAAAAAACAAACGTCGGTAAAATTGTTCAAGTAATCGGGCCGGTGGTTGATGCTGAATTTCCTAGCGGCAGTCTTCCCCGTATTTATAACGCTATCCGTGTAGAAGGTACTAACGAAGCAGGACAAGAAGTTTCTGTTACCTGTGAAGTGCAACAGCTTTTAGGTGATAATCAAGTTCGTGCAGTATCTATGACTACCACCGATGGTTTAGTCAGAGGTATGAGAATTGTTGATCTTGGCGCACCTATCAGCGTACCCGTTGGTAAAGCTACTTTAGGTCGTATTTTCAACGTTTTAGGTGAACCTGTGGACGAAAAAGGACCTGTTAACACCACAGAAACTTCTCCTATTCACCGTAAAGCTCCTGCTTTCACCGATTTAGATACTAAGCCTACAGTATTTGAAACTGGTATCAAAGTTGTGGACTTATTAACTCCTTATCGTCAAGGCGGTAAAATTGGTTTATTTGGTGGTGCTGGTGTGGGTAAAACCGTTATTATGATGGAACTTATCAACAACATCGCTATTCAACACGGTGGAGTATCTGTATTTGGTGGCGTAGGTGAGCGTACTCGTGAAGGAAATGACCTCTACAATGAAATGATCGAGTCTAAAGTAATTGACTCGGAAAATCCTGAAAACTCCAAAATCGCCCTCGTTTACGGACAAATGAACGAGCCTCCCGGAGCAAGAATGCGCGTAGGCTTATCTGCTTTAACTATGGCGGAATACTTCCGTGATGTTAACAAACAAGACGTATTACTCTTTATTGACAATATCTTCCGTTTCGTTCAAGCTGGTTCTGAAGTATCTGCGTTATTAGGTAGAATGCCCTCTGCGGTAGGTTATCAGCCCACCCTTGGTACTGATGTGGGAGAGTTACAGGAGCGTATCACCTCTACTAAAGAAGGTTCTATCACCTCTATTCAAGCGGTATATGTACCTGCGGATGACTTAACTGATCCTGCTCCTGCTACTACCTTCGCTCACTTAGACGGTACTACAGTATTATCTCGTGGTTTGGCTTCTAAAGGTATTTATCCTGCGGTTGATCCTTTGGATTCTAGCAGTACTATGTTACAGCCTAGCATTGTGGGTGAAGAACACTACAGCACTGCTCGTGCGGTACAATCAACTTTACAACGCTATAAAGAGTTACAAGATATTATTGCAATTCTTGGTTTAGATGAATTATCTGAAGAAGATCGTTTAGTGGTGGACAGAGCTCGTAAAATTGAGCGTTTCTTGTCTCAACCTTTCTTCGTAGCGGAAGTATTCACTGGTAGCCCCGGTAAATATGTTACTTTAGCTGACACTATCAAAGGATTCCAAAAAATTCTTTCTGGAGAGTTAGATAGCTTACCTGAACAGGCTTTCTACATGGTAGGAAATATTGACGAAGTAATTGCTAAAGGCGAAAAACTCAAAGGCTAA
- a CDS encoding serine/threonine-protein kinase has protein sequence MILSYCLNPNCSEPQNHPSVKNCQSCGSNLILHNRYRSIKKIGKGGFGATFLGVDLSLPGNPFCVIKQLRPTSNDPETFQMALELFEREAKTLGKIDHPQIPRLLDYFEDTKHFYLIQSLVKGKNLQQEVKQNGIFDESQVKAFLTEILPVLKYIHSLKMIHRDIKPANILRREQDGKLVLIDFGAVKDQVQTQLTNQNYGQTAFTQFAVGTMGFAPPEQLAMRPIYASDIYSIGATCLYLMTAKSPKDIEMDELTGELLWEKEVRLSTGLGKILRKMLEVDVRNRYQSIDEVLTDLDIAPYEEQLEKNLSTHGKTEPTPEKEKESDGEDNTYISPTSRLAIAIRARKSRQGKSKYTVQVTPEYLLSAYAHGRMDFSQQVFNKFNFTQANIPDINFRNCKMIQSKFEEANLTGANFYSANLSGANFNKANLRKVHFLKANLQSADFRGADLEKANLEGANLTDANLCGANLTNANITEEQLQQAQTNWATIFPDGKRHIW, from the coding sequence ATGATTTTAAGCTATTGCCTAAATCCTAATTGTTCTGAACCACAAAATCATCCTAGTGTGAAAAACTGTCAAAGTTGTGGTTCTAATTTAATCTTGCATAATCGCTATCGATCGATCAAAAAAATCGGTAAGGGCGGATTTGGTGCGACTTTTTTAGGGGTTGACTTATCCTTACCCGGTAATCCTTTTTGTGTTATCAAGCAATTAAGACCCACATCTAATGATCCAGAGACATTTCAAATGGCATTAGAATTATTTGAGCGAGAAGCCAAAACTCTAGGCAAAATTGATCACCCTCAAATACCAAGATTATTAGATTATTTTGAAGATACTAAACATTTTTATCTAATCCAAAGTCTCGTCAAAGGGAAAAATTTACAACAGGAAGTCAAGCAAAATGGCATTTTTGATGAATCTCAAGTGAAGGCATTTTTAACAGAAATTTTACCAGTTTTAAAATATATTCACTCCCTAAAAATGATTCATCGAGATATAAAACCCGCTAATATTCTGCGCAGAGAACAAGATGGTAAATTGGTTTTAATTGACTTTGGGGCAGTAAAAGATCAAGTTCAGACACAATTAACCAATCAAAATTACGGGCAAACAGCGTTTACTCAATTTGCAGTTGGTACAATGGGTTTTGCTCCCCCCGAACAATTGGCAATGCGTCCCATTTATGCCAGTGATATTTACTCCATCGGGGCTACTTGTTTATATTTAATGACAGCAAAGTCACCAAAAGATATAGAGATGGATGAATTAACAGGAGAATTATTGTGGGAAAAAGAAGTTCGTCTTAGTACAGGTTTAGGCAAAATTTTGCGTAAAATGTTAGAAGTTGATGTGCGTAATCGCTATCAGTCGATCGATGAAGTTTTAACCGACTTAGATATAGCACCTTATGAGGAACAACTAGAAAAAAATTTATCAACCCATGGCAAAACAGAGCCTACTCCTGAGAAAGAAAAAGAATCTGACGGTGAGGATAATACTTATATATCCCCAACTTCTCGGTTAGCCATAGCAATTCGAGCGAGAAAATCTCGTCAAGGGAAAAGTAAATATACCGTGCAAGTTACCCCTGAATATCTTTTAAGTGCTTATGCTCACGGGAGAATGGATTTTAGTCAACAAGTGTTTAATAAATTTAATTTTACACAAGCGAATATTCCAGACATCAATTTTCGTAATTGTAAAATGATTCAATCAAAATTTGAAGAAGCTAATTTAACAGGAGCTAATTTTTATAGCGCTAACCTATCAGGGGCAAATTTTAATAAAGCCAACCTCAGAAAAGTTCATTTTCTCAAAGCTAATTTACAATCAGCAGATTTTCGAGGAGCGGATTTAGAGAAAGCAAATTTAGAGGGAGCAAATTTAACCGACGCTAATTTATGTGGTGCAAATTTAACTAATGCTAATATTACCGAAGAACAGTTACAACAAGCTCAAACTAACTGGGCAACAATTTTTCCTGACGGGAAACGTCATATCTGGTAA
- the gnd gene encoding decarboxylating NADP(+)-dependent phosphogluconate dehydrogenase, which translates to MTKRTFGVIGLAVMGENLALNVESRGFPIAVYNRSPNKTEEFMATRAQGKDVKAAYSLEEFVQTLERPRKILVMVKAGAPVDAVIQQLKPLLDDGDMIIDGGNSLYEDTERRTIELEATGLGFMGMGVSGGEEGALNGPSLMPGGTKAAYDELEPILTKIAAQVDDGACVTYIGPRGAGHYVKMVHNGIEYGDMQLIAEAYDLLKNGLGLDNDRLGEVFSDWNTTEELNSFLIEITANIFPKKDAETGKHLIDLIVDAAGQKGTGSWTVINSLQMGVPIPTIYAAVYARSISSYKEERVLASKELTGITEKFDGDVDSFITKIKDALYCSKMCSYAQGMALIAKASAEFDYNVNLPEVARIWKGGCIIKAGFLGKINKAFTDNPNLANLLLAPEFKQSILDRQQAWRDVLVLATKMGIPVPAFSASLNYFDSYRLDRLPQNLTQAQRDYFGAHTYERIDKPRGEFFHTEWIS; encoded by the coding sequence ATGACCAAAAGAACCTTTGGAGTCATCGGATTAGCAGTTATGGGGGAAAATTTAGCCCTTAACGTAGAAAGTAGAGGATTCCCCATTGCCGTTTATAACCGTAGCCCTAACAAAACAGAAGAATTTATGGCCACAAGGGCGCAAGGTAAAGACGTTAAAGCGGCTTATTCTTTAGAAGAATTTGTGCAAACTCTCGAACGTCCTCGTAAAATATTAGTCATGGTGAAAGCAGGTGCGCCTGTGGATGCAGTCATTCAGCAACTCAAGCCCTTACTAGATGACGGCGATATGATTATCGATGGTGGTAACTCCCTCTATGAAGACACAGAAAGACGCACGATCGAGCTAGAAGCCACTGGTTTAGGGTTCATGGGTATGGGAGTAAGTGGTGGTGAAGAAGGGGCGTTAAATGGACCTTCTTTGATGCCGGGGGGTACGAAAGCCGCCTATGATGAACTTGAGCCGATTTTAACCAAAATTGCCGCCCAAGTGGATGATGGCGCTTGTGTTACCTATATTGGACCTCGTGGTGCAGGTCACTACGTCAAGATGGTTCATAATGGCATTGAATACGGGGATATGCAGTTAATCGCAGAAGCCTACGATTTATTGAAAAATGGCTTAGGGTTAGATAACGATCGACTAGGGGAGGTGTTTAGCGACTGGAATACTACAGAAGAATTAAATTCTTTTTTAATTGAGATTACTGCTAATATTTTCCCGAAAAAAGACGCTGAAACAGGGAAACATCTTATTGATTTAATTGTGGACGCAGCAGGACAAAAAGGTACAGGTAGTTGGACTGTGATTAATTCCTTACAAATGGGAGTACCTATTCCCACTATTTATGCGGCAGTATATGCTCGATCGATTTCTAGTTACAAAGAAGAAAGGGTGTTAGCATCCAAGGAATTAACGGGAATTACCGAAAAATTTGACGGTGATGTGGACAGTTTTATCACTAAAATTAAGGATGCCTTATATTGCTCCAAAATGTGTTCCTATGCTCAAGGTATGGCTTTAATTGCCAAGGCTTCGGCAGAATTTGACTATAATGTCAATTTACCCGAAGTTGCTCGAATTTGGAAGGGGGGTTGTATCATTAAAGCGGGTTTCTTGGGCAAAATTAACAAGGCTTTCACCGATAACCCCAATCTAGCGAATCTCCTTTTAGCGCCTGAGTTTAAACAAAGTATTCTCGATCGACAACAGGCGTGGCGAGACGTGCTAGTATTAGCCACTAAAATGGGTATTCCCGTTCCAGCTTTCAGTGCTTCCTTGAACTACTTTGATAGTTATAGGCTCGATCGACTTCCCCAGAATTTAACCCAAGCGCAAAGGGATTATTTTGGGGCACATACTTACGAGCGTATTGACAAACCTAGAGGAGAATTTTTCCACACCGAATGGATTAGTTAA
- a CDS encoding CopD family protein, giving the protein MNFKILVLLHTLSATIWTGGHLVLAIMVLPKALKKREPELIENFEQNFETLGLISLAIQILTGLGLTWIYFPQFQGLWNLDSFLSRYILIKLGILLLTVTLAIHARFFIIPNLSKETLNQLAYHIIGVTTLAVLFVVFGVGIRLGGFI; this is encoded by the coding sequence ATGAATTTTAAAATCCTCGTTTTACTACACACTTTAAGTGCTACCATTTGGACAGGAGGACATTTAGTCTTAGCCATAATGGTATTACCAAAAGCACTCAAAAAAAGAGAGCCAGAATTAATCGAAAATTTTGAGCAAAATTTCGAGACATTGGGATTAATCTCCCTTGCTATACAAATCTTGACAGGATTAGGCTTAACGTGGATTTATTTTCCTCAATTTCAAGGATTATGGAATTTAGATAGCTTTTTGTCTCGTTATATTCTTATCAAATTAGGGATATTATTATTAACCGTTACTTTAGCCATTCATGCCCGATTTTTTATCATTCCTAATCTCAGTAAAGAAACTCTTAATCAACTGGCTTATCACATTATCGGTGTAACAACCCTAGCCGTATTATTTGTGGTTTTCGGTGTCGGTATTCGTCTGGGAGGATTTATCTAA
- the glmM gene encoding phosphoglucosamine mutase: MVLSFTNNSTSLNGLSAFKPSDRLPDKLFGTDGIRGKVGDLLTPNLALEVGVAAANVWQEFKAPQGVVIIGQDSRNSSDMLSMAIASGLTSVGLEVWNIGLCPTPCVAYLTKTTEAIGGIMISASHNPPEDNGIKFFGSEGTKLDKLLTSAIENTLRKNIDGDITIKSRKCGKVLQPHHLVQNYAHFLRTSLPQNLDFSGMRIVLDLGWGASVELAPTVFQALGAEVISLHCRADGDRINVNCGSTHLGKLQQAVQDYNADMGFAFDGDADRVMAVDALGRVICGDYILYLWGKYLKEKNQLPDNLLVGTVMANLGFEVAWQKLGGKLLRTAVGDQYVQAAMWETGAMLGGEQSGHILCHHHHFSGDGLQTALQLTALVRQQGDCLASLVNDSFTPYPQVLKNVRVENREKRLNWQNCDALQNGIDRAQTAMGNQGRVLVRASGTEPLIRVMVEAQNHDIVNHWTDYLVNIVEENFTK, from the coding sequence ATGGTACTTTCTTTTACAAATAACTCTACATCCTTAAATGGATTATCAGCATTTAAACCAAGCGATCGATTACCTGATAAATTATTCGGTACAGACGGTATAAGAGGCAAAGTCGGCGATTTATTAACTCCGAATTTAGCTTTAGAGGTTGGGGTGGCGGCGGCTAATGTGTGGCAGGAGTTTAAAGCACCTCAAGGAGTGGTGATTATCGGGCAGGATTCCCGTAACTCCAGTGATATGTTATCTATGGCCATCGCATCGGGGTTAACTTCTGTTGGTCTAGAAGTGTGGAATATTGGTTTATGTCCTACTCCTTGTGTTGCCTATTTAACCAAGACAACGGAAGCCATTGGCGGTATCATGATTTCTGCTAGTCATAACCCCCCAGAAGATAACGGCATCAAGTTTTTTGGTTCGGAAGGCACAAAATTAGATAAATTATTGACAAGTGCGATCGAAAATACCTTAAGAAAAAATATTGATGGTGACATTACTATAAAAAGTCGTAAATGTGGTAAAGTTCTTCAACCCCATCACTTAGTACAAAATTATGCACATTTTTTAAGAACTTCTCTCCCTCAAAATTTAGATTTTAGTGGGATGCGTATTGTTTTAGATTTGGGTTGGGGTGCTTCTGTAGAACTTGCTCCGACAGTGTTTCAGGCTTTAGGTGCAGAAGTTATCTCTTTACATTGTCGGGCTGATGGCGATCGAATTAATGTTAACTGCGGTTCAACTCACTTAGGAAAGTTACAACAAGCAGTACAAGACTATAACGCCGATATGGGTTTCGCCTTTGATGGAGATGCCGATCGAGTTATGGCTGTGGACGCTTTAGGGCGGGTGATTTGCGGTGATTATATATTGTATTTATGGGGTAAATATTTAAAAGAAAAAAATCAATTACCCGATAATTTGTTAGTGGGTACAGTTATGGCTAACTTAGGTTTTGAAGTGGCGTGGCAAAAACTAGGGGGTAAATTGCTTCGTACTGCCGTCGGAGATCAATATGTTCAAGCTGCCATGTGGGAAACTGGTGCTATGTTAGGGGGTGAACAATCAGGACATATTCTCTGTCATCATCATCATTTTTCGGGAGATGGTTTACAAACTGCATTACAGTTAACTGCATTAGTGCGACAACAAGGCGATTGTTTAGCATCCTTAGTCAATGATAGTTTTACTCCCTATCCTCAAGTCTTAAAAAATGTTCGGGTAGAAAACCGAGAAAAACGCCTTAATTGGCAAAATTGCGATGCACTACAAAATGGGATCGATCGAGCTCAAACCGCTATGGGAAATCAAGGTAGAGTGTTAGTAAGAGCATCAGGTACAGAACCCTTAATTCGGGTGATGGTAGAAGCACAAAACCACGATATAGTTAACCATTGGACAGATTATTTAGTTAACATTGTTGAAGAAAATTTTACTAAGTAG
- a CDS encoding ATP-binding protein, whose translation MISITLPVNVSNWKTVSFASTLYLCPVLDLLLEKIPKELHPEIRLGLQEALVNAAKHGNKLDPSKQVIVKFSYCRGEYSWLICDQGTGFSQRCCCPLDETDLPPEEAENGRGLCMLHHIFDRVLWNNQGTEVTLCKHFGKLVKPSLDTSY comes from the coding sequence GTGATTTCTATTACACTACCTGTTAATGTTAGTAATTGGAAAACGGTTAGTTTTGCCTCAACGTTATATCTTTGCCCTGTTCTTGATTTATTATTAGAAAAAATACCCAAAGAGTTACATCCAGAAATTAGGTTAGGATTACAAGAAGCCTTAGTTAACGCCGCAAAACATGGTAATAAACTTGATCCTAGTAAACAAGTTATCGTCAAATTTTCCTATTGTCGAGGAGAATATTCTTGGTTAATTTGTGATCAAGGCACTGGATTTTCTCAACGCTGTTGTTGCCCTTTAGATGAAACGGATTTACCCCCAGAAGAAGCTGAAAATGGTAGGGGGCTTTGTATGTTGCATCATATATTCGATCGAGTTCTCTGGAATAATCAAGGTACAGAAGTTACCTTATGCAAACATTTTGGGAAATTAGTTAAACCATCTTTAGATACATCATATTAA
- a CDS encoding photosystem I assembly protein Ycf4 has product MATNNTVLRQEIIGSRRFSNLWWAIVVSIGGTGFLLAGLSSYFHTNFLPLTDTSTLQFVPQGIALTFYGVAGTLLALYLWLMIFLNVGSGYNEFDKEKGTVTIFRSGFLGKNRRIELVYELNDIQAIRAEIKEGLNPRRTLYLRVKPKRDIPLTPVGEPISLSKLENQGAELARFLTVPLEGL; this is encoded by the coding sequence ATGGCTACAAATAACACTGTTTTACGTCAAGAAATTATCGGGTCAAGACGTTTTAGTAATCTTTGGTGGGCGATCGTGGTTTCCATCGGTGGTACTGGTTTTTTATTGGCTGGATTATCCAGTTATTTTCACACTAACTTCCTCCCTCTTACCGATACTTCTACCCTACAATTCGTTCCTCAAGGTATTGCCTTAACCTTTTATGGCGTGGCGGGTACGCTACTGGCTTTATATTTATGGTTAATGATTTTTTTGAATGTGGGTAGTGGTTATAATGAATTTGATAAGGAAAAAGGTACAGTAACTATTTTTCGATCGGGCTTCCTCGGTAAAAATCGCCGTATCGAATTAGTTTATGAATTAAATGATATTCAGGCAATTAGGGCGGAAATTAAAGAAGGTTTGAACCCCAGAAGAACTTTATATTTAAGAGTGAAACCGAAAAGAGATATTCCTTTAACCCCCGTTGGTGAACCTATTTCCCTTTCCAAATTAGAAAATCAAGGTGCAGAATTAGCTCGTTTTTTAACCGTACCCTTAGAAGGCTTATAA
- the ribBA gene encoding bifunctional 3,4-dihydroxy-2-butanone-4-phosphate synthase/GTP cyclohydrolase II, whose amino-acid sequence MSIENIPFDSIEEALAEIKAGRSVVVVDDENRENEGDVICAAQFATPDMINFMAVEARGLICLAMTGERLDELDLPLMVTKNTDSNQTAFTVSIDGAKHLGVSTGISADDRAKTIQIAINPTTQPDDLARPGHIFPLRAKKGGVLKRAGHTEAAVDLARLAGLYPAGVICEIQNPNGSMARLPELYQYAQQHSLKLINIADLISYRLKYDRFVYRETICNFPSQFGDFQIYAYRNTLDKTEHIAIVKGDINEFGHQPVMVRMHSECLTGDALGSLRCDCRMQLQAALKMIENAGLGVVVYLRQEGRGIGLVNKLKAYTLQDRGFDTVEANEKLGFPADLRDYGMGAQMLNDLGINKIRLITNNPRKIAGLKGYGIEIVDRVPLFIEANDYNSNYLATKAEKLGHLLLQTYLCTVAITWQNPLKSATKRYQKLENLRNLARSNNLIVQEETRPVSIALFSQPSMIFHLGFDKPNKIESGWYKHKNHPYLKAILAILTQITSWESLDNLQFLIADGEDPMLGLKVTLGRKNIAQNLSINELNDPLETQTIYISEKKT is encoded by the coding sequence GTGTCTATAGAAAATATCCCATTTGATTCGATCGAAGAAGCCTTAGCAGAGATAAAAGCTGGTCGCTCAGTTGTCGTAGTGGATGATGAAAATAGAGAAAATGAAGGAGATGTGATTTGTGCCGCTCAGTTTGCTACCCCGGATATGATTAATTTTATGGCGGTGGAAGCTAGGGGTTTAATTTGTCTGGCGATGACAGGAGAAAGGTTAGACGAGTTGGATTTGCCTTTGATGGTGACAAAAAATACTGATAGTAACCAAACTGCTTTTACCGTGAGTATCGATGGTGCGAAACATTTGGGGGTAAGTACGGGGATTTCGGCGGACGATCGAGCCAAAACCATTCAAATTGCCATTAATCCTACCACACAACCTGACGATTTAGCAAGACCGGGGCATATTTTCCCTTTACGAGCCAAAAAAGGAGGAGTGTTAAAAAGGGCAGGGCATACCGAAGCGGCAGTGGATTTAGCTCGTTTAGCAGGTTTGTATCCTGCGGGGGTAATTTGTGAAATTCAAAATCCTAACGGTAGTATGGCAAGATTGCCAGAACTTTATCAATACGCTCAACAACATAGTTTAAAGTTAATTAACATTGCCGATTTAATTAGTTATCGATTGAAGTACGATCGATTTGTTTATCGAGAAACCATTTGTAACTTTCCCAGTCAATTCGGAGATTTTCAAATCTACGCCTATCGTAACACCCTCGATAAAACTGAACATATAGCCATCGTCAAAGGAGATATTAACGAATTTGGACATCAACCAGTAATGGTAAGAATGCACTCAGAATGCTTGACAGGAGACGCTTTAGGCTCATTACGTTGTGATTGTCGAATGCAGTTACAGGCGGCATTAAAAATGATTGAGAATGCCGGATTAGGGGTTGTCGTCTATTTGCGTCAAGAAGGGCGCGGTATCGGTTTAGTGAATAAACTCAAGGCTTACACCCTACAAGATAGGGGTTTTGATACTGTAGAAGCCAACGAAAAATTAGGGTTTCCTGCGGATTTGCGCGATTATGGCATGGGCGCCCAAATGTTAAATGATTTAGGTATCAATAAGATTCGTTTAATTACCAATAACCCCCGTAAAATAGCAGGTTTAAAAGGCTATGGCATTGAAATTGTCGATCGAGTACCATTATTTATCGAGGCAAATGATTATAACTCCAATTATCTGGCAACAAAAGCCGAAAAATTAGGACATTTACTCTTACAAACTTACCTTTGCACCGTAGCAATTACTTGGCAAAATCCTTTAAAATCAGCTACCAAACGTTATCAGAAACTAGAAAATTTACGCAATTTAGCTCGTAGTAATAACTTAATTGTACAGGAAGAAACTCGACCAGTTTCGATCGCTTTATTTAGTCAACCCTCCATGATTTTTCATCTCGGTTTTGATAAGCCAAATAAGATCGAATCAGGTTGGTATAAACATAAAAATCACCCTTATTTAAAAGCAATTTTAGCTATTTTAACTCAAATAACATCTTGGGAAAGTTTAGATAATTTACAATTTTTAATAGCCGATGGTGAAGACCCCATGTTAGGCTTAAAAGTAACATTAGGAAGGAAAAATATTGCTCAAAATTTATCCATCAATGAATTAAATGATCCTTTAGAAACTCAAACCATTTATATTAGTGAAAAAAAGACTTAA
- a CDS encoding DUF3153 domain-containing protein — protein sequence MKKILLFLCLILTLTGCVRYDVDVYFPHVNSGMMIQHIKLGEQLTSFSKGEGDILLKNIETQAKKLEGKTKRISKEELVVTIPFDNGKDLVTKFNQFFVAPDTDKTRKKLAQNDYNTLFDLNAKMSIEQKNLLLLERNTLNLNADLTPLGVIANDGTIIISSGDLIDLQIQFSFPFGAKLITNDYPKWEKLANNNYKISLEAGQINEIKAIFWLPNYVGLGTVLIAVFILSGYYLKYRKFPLISR from the coding sequence ATGAAAAAAATACTCTTATTTCTTTGTTTAATTCTTACTTTAACAGGTTGTGTTCGTTATGATGTGGATGTTTATTTTCCCCATGTTAATAGTGGCATGATGATTCAACATATCAAATTAGGTGAACAATTAACCAGTTTTAGCAAAGGTGAAGGGGATATTTTATTAAAAAATATTGAGACTCAAGCAAAAAAATTAGAAGGGAAAACAAAACGGATTTCTAAGGAAGAATTAGTGGTAACTATTCCTTTTGATAATGGTAAAGATTTAGTTACTAAATTTAATCAATTTTTTGTTGCTCCAGATACAGACAAAACTCGAAAAAAATTAGCTCAAAATGATTATAATACTTTATTCGATTTAAACGCTAAGATGTCGATCGAGCAGAAAAACTTACTTTTATTAGAAAGAAATACTCTTAATTTGAATGCCGATTTAACACCATTAGGAGTTATTGCCAATGACGGCACTATAATTATTTCCTCAGGAGATTTAATCGATTTACAGATACAATTTAGCTTTCCTTTTGGTGCAAAACTCATTACAAATGACTATCCAAAATGGGAAAAATTAGCTAATAATAATTATAAAATTTCTTTAGAAGCAGGACAAATAAATGAGATAAAAGCAATTTTTTGGCTACCTAATTATGTCGGCTTAGGCACAGTTTTAATAGCTGTTTTTATTTTATCAGGATACTATTTAAAATATCGAAAATTTCCTTTAATATCAAGATAG